The Streptomyces lienomycini sequence CCTTGGGGCCGCCCCACTCGCCGGCGGTCAGCCACATGCCGGAGCGGGCGAAGACCTCGCGCTCGTGGGCGTAGTAGATCTGCGGCAGCTCGATGCCCTCGCGGGCGATGTACTGCCACACGTCCAGCTCGGTCCAGTTGGAGAGCGGGAAGACGCGGACGTGCTCACCGGCGGCGTGCCGGCCGTTGTACAGGTTCCACAGCTCGGGGCGCTGACGGCGCGGGTCCCACTGGGAGAACTCGTCCCGCAGCGAGAACACCCGCTCCTTGGCCCGCGCCTTCTCCTCGTCCCGGCGCCCGCCGCCGAAGACCGCGTCGAACTTCTCCGCCTGGATCTTCTCGGTCAGCGGCAGCGTCTGGAGGGGATTGCGGGTGCCGTCGGGGCGCTCGCGCAGCACCCCGCGGTCGATGTAGTCCTGCACGGAGGCGACGTGCAGCCGCAGCCCGTGCCGCTCGACCGCGCGGTCGCGGTAGTCCAGGACCTCGGGGAAGTTGTGCCCGGTGTCCACGTGCAGCAGGGAGAACGGCACGGCG is a genomic window containing:
- the cysD gene encoding sulfate adenylyltransferase subunit CysD; amino-acid sequence: MTTTAAAAREGTAGPYALSHLDALESEAVHIFREVAGEFERPVILFSGGKDSILMLHLALKAFAPAAVPFSLLHVDTGHNFPEVLDYRDRAVERHGLRLHVASVQDYIDRGVLRERPDGTRNPLQTLPLTEKIQAEKFDAVFGGGRRDEEKARAKERVFSLRDEFSQWDPRRQRPELWNLYNGRHAAGEHVRVFPLSNWTELDVWQYIAREGIELPQIYYAHEREVFARSGMWLTAGEWGGPKDGETVEKRRVRYRTVGDMSCTGAVDSDADDIEKVIAEIAVTRLTERGATRADDKMSEAAMEDRKREGYF